A region of Actinomycetota bacterium DNA encodes the following proteins:
- a CDS encoding acetate--CoA ligase family protein, translating into MPVTGSIDKTAVREVLDKVKAEGREALTAPEGKRIADAYGIPSPREGLATTADEAATLAEDIGGPVACKIVSPDILHKTEAGGVLVGIEGAAAARDAFDKIVASAKAYDGSATITGVQVQQMLGGGQEVIIGATTDP; encoded by the coding sequence ATGCCAGTAACAGGCAGCATCGACAAGACCGCCGTCCGGGAGGTGCTGGACAAGGTCAAGGCCGAGGGACGCGAGGCGCTGACCGCCCCGGAGGGCAAGCGGATCGCGGACGCCTACGGCATCCCGTCGCCGCGCGAGGGCCTCGCCACCACCGCCGACGAGGCGGCGACCCTGGCCGAGGACATCGGCGGACCGGTCGCCTGCAAGATCGTGTCGCCCGACATCCTGCACAAGACCGAGGCGGGCGGTGTCCTTGTCGGCATCGAGGGCGCGGCCGCGGCGCGGGACGCGTTCGACAAGATCGTCGCGAGCGCCAAGGCGTACGACGGCTCGGCGACCATCACCGGCGTGCAGGTCCAGCAGATGCTGGGCGGCGGCCAGGAGGTCATCATCGGGGCCACCACCGACCC